The DNA segment ATCCTGGTGTGCTCCGCGGTGCTGCGCTTTCGCCACCTGCGGACCAAAGTCACCAACATCTTCATAGTGTCCCTGGCTCTGTCGGATTTATTCGTGGCCGTGCTGGTGATGCCCTGGAAAGCTGTGGCAGAGGTGGCCGGGTACTGGCCGTTTGGCACTTTTTGCAACGTCTGGGTCGCCTTCGACATCATGTGTTCCACCGCGTCCATCCTCAACCTCTGCATCATCAGCGTGGATCGGTACTGGGCCATCTCCAGTCCCTTTCGATACGAGAGGAAAATGACCCAGCGGGTCGCCTTTGTCATGATCAGCATCACCTGGACACTGTCCGTGCTGATTTCATTCATACCGGTCCAACTGAACTGGCACAAAGCCACCGCCGACGGGTTGGCCGGAGCGCACAACTCCTCCGCGAGTCGGCAACTGGAGGAAAACTGCGATTCCAGTCTGAGCCGCGAATACGCAATCTCCTCCTCGCTCATAAGTTTCTATATTCCCGTGGCGATCATGATTGTAACATACACCAGGATTTATCGGATTGCTCAGATCCAGATCAGAAGGATAGCGTCCCTGGAGAGGGCGGCGGAGCACGCGCAAAGCTGCCGAAGCAACAGGATAGAGTGCCAACACCACAACACGCTGAAAACTTCAATCAAACGGGAAACCAAAGTGTTTAAAACTCTTTCGGTGATCATGGGCGTCTTCGTGTGCTGCTGGTTGCCCTTTTTCGTGTTGAACTGCATGGTCCCGTTCTGCAACAAGCCGGCTGCGGACCGAGACGCGGGCTTGCCGTGCGTCAGCGAGACGACCTTTGACGTCTTCGTGTGGTTCGGTTGGGCCAACTCATCCCTCAACCCAATCATCTACGCCTTCAACAACGAGTTCAGGAAGGCCTTCGCCAGCCTCCTGGGCTGTCGCCActtctgctccaacacacccGTG comes from the Gambusia affinis linkage group LG07, SWU_Gaff_1.0, whole genome shotgun sequence genome and includes:
- the drd5a gene encoding D(1B) dopamine receptor encodes the protein MENPARYLSSVQGIDSVPAPLGEVMWNSTETEATNDGGKDVVARTVTGCLLSLLILWTLLGNILVCSAVLRFRHLRTKVTNIFIVSLALSDLFVAVLVMPWKAVAEVAGYWPFGTFCNVWVAFDIMCSTASILNLCIISVDRYWAISSPFRYERKMTQRVAFVMISITWTLSVLISFIPVQLNWHKATADGLAGAHNSSASRQLEENCDSSLSREYAISSSLISFYIPVAIMIVTYTRIYRIAQIQIRRIASLERAAEHAQSCRSNRIECQHHNTLKTSIKRETKVFKTLSVIMGVFVCCWLPFFVLNCMVPFCNKPAADRDAGLPCVSETTFDVFVWFGWANSSLNPIIYAFNNEFRKAFASLLGCRHFCSNTPVETVNISNELVSYNQDTIIHKEIANAYVNMIPNVVECMEHEETFDRISQFSHNNDNATDSVCDLEDCEADISLDRLSPFTPNGLH